A window of the Candidatus Aminicenantes bacterium genome harbors these coding sequences:
- the pgsW gene encoding poly-gamma-glutamate system protein, translated as MAKRDSNRNLSFPLAWLGILGGLFIVLRTLLPVAPPRPAAEEDAGDAVRLMTRALDALREARAAAGLAIDERTDLNLTGLIGREASPTTTSLGHLEAKRTAANPALAGAVVRMLHEAGVGRGDAIAVGASSSFPGLVVATLCAAQAMGARALPIVSLGASNWGANDPRWTGLDIVESLNKSGVLDVPIIAASIGGEGDMGLDMAPEGRALLRRRIEEWGGEFLAAGDLTAEVAVRIRLFESWAAGAPIKAFVNVGGSWVDMGTDSEVLKLRPGFNPAADVSIPPVARRGLIQAWAAKGVPVVHLLFVRGLCERYGIPWDPMPFASPASAEASGGGRTSRLKAALAGFFVVVSVAGLIWIGRRRRIG; from the coding sequence ATGGCCAAGCGCGATTCAAACCGAAACCTGAGCTTTCCGCTCGCTTGGCTGGGAATCCTGGGAGGGCTGTTCATCGTCCTGCGGACGCTGCTGCCCGTCGCGCCGCCGCGGCCCGCCGCCGAAGAGGATGCCGGCGACGCGGTCCGGTTGATGACCCGGGCCCTGGATGCCTTGCGCGAAGCCCGAGCCGCTGCCGGGCTCGCAATCGACGAGCGGACCGATCTCAACCTCACCGGCCTTATCGGGCGGGAGGCGTCGCCCACTACAACCTCGCTTGGTCATCTCGAGGCCAAGCGGACGGCAGCCAATCCGGCCTTGGCCGGGGCCGTTGTCCGAATGCTCCACGAGGCCGGAGTCGGCCGGGGCGATGCCATTGCCGTAGGCGCCTCGAGCTCATTCCCCGGGCTGGTCGTCGCGACCCTTTGCGCGGCTCAGGCCATGGGTGCGCGGGCCTTGCCCATCGTTTCACTGGGGGCGTCGAATTGGGGGGCCAACGATCCCCGCTGGACGGGCCTCGACATTGTCGAGAGCCTGAACAAGTCGGGTGTGCTCGATGTCCCGATCATAGCCGCCTCGATCGGGGGCGAGGGGGACATGGGCCTGGACATGGCGCCGGAGGGGAGGGCGCTCCTGCGGCGCCGTATCGAAGAGTGGGGAGGGGAATTCCTGGCAGCCGGGGATTTGACGGCGGAGGTGGCGGTTAGGATTCGCTTGTTCGAATCCTGGGCCGCGGGCGCGCCGATCAAGGCGTTCGTCAACGTGGGCGGAAGTTGGGTGGACATGGGGACCGATTCCGAGGTGTTGAAGCTGAGGCCCGGGTTCAACCCGGCCGCGGATGTGAGCATCCCGCCCGTCGCCAGGCGCGGCCTCATTCAGGCCTGGGCGGCGAAGGGGGTCCCCGTCGTTCACCTGCTCTTTGTCAGAGGTTTGTGCGAGAGGTATGGGATCCCCTGGGATCCGATGCCGTTCGCTTCGCCCGCTTCTGCGGAAGCATCCGGCGGCGGGAGGACTTCCCGCCTGAAAGCCGCGCTGGCTGGTTTCTTTGTCGTCGTTTCGGTCGCCGGGCTCATTTGGATCGGCCGCCGCCGCCGGATCGGCTGA
- the pgsC gene encoding poly-gamma-glutamate biosynthesis protein PgsC, with protein sequence MAASILLGLAVALLWTEITGVLPGGLIVPAYLALYANQPWRIAATLAAAFLAFGAYRLLSRWFLLFGRRRFVFMLFIGGLIGQAWLLLWPRLFSGPVDLRVIGWVIPGLLANNLVRQKPGPTLASLAGATALTVALASLLF encoded by the coding sequence ATGGCCGCCTCGATCCTCCTCGGCTTGGCCGTCGCTCTGCTTTGGACGGAAATCACGGGTGTCTTGCCGGGCGGTCTTATCGTCCCCGCTTATCTGGCCTTGTATGCCAACCAGCCCTGGCGGATCGCGGCCACGCTGGCCGCGGCCTTTTTAGCGTTCGGGGCTTATCGCCTCCTGTCCCGATGGTTTTTGCTGTTCGGCCGCCGCAGGTTCGTCTTCATGCTCTTTATCGGCGGGCTGATCGGGCAGGCCTGGCTCCTGCTCTGGCCGCGGCTCTTCTCGGGTCCGGTTGATCTCCGGGTCATCGGCTGGGTCATCCCCGGCTTGCTGGCCAACAATCTCGTCCGCCAGAAGCCGGGACCGACCCTGGCCTCCCTGGCGGGGGCAACGGCGCTCACGGTCGCTCTGGCGAGCCTGCTCTTCTGA
- a CDS encoding Mur ligase family protein produces the protein MIDILVPSALAAAGLAALGAERVRLEAFCRRIPLRIAVTGTRGKSTVTRLVAAALRADGRIVLAKTTGSRPALIGPGGEETEIRRPGPPSILEQRSVVRAAVRMRADALVAEMMSIGPETLRAEAGKILRPHILVVTNARLDHREEMGRTREEIAATLARAFIPGVVAFLPEEEMLPIYAEAARRVGCRLTPISGDPAERRPVVTGGAAVEFPVNIRLAEAVARYCGVDDGRLKAGLAAAAPDFGSLKAWRLRIPEFSPPACAVSLFAANEPESTALSLERLALAFPGLPERRVAVLAFRADREDRTRQWLEAAGRGFFKAFAGIMVLGDHALPIARRLRRLAPAGTAVSASSASDPARIMAAAVGLAGGDACLIGMGNIVGIGTALIDFWAANGEPV, from the coding sequence GTGATCGACATCCTTGTCCCCTCGGCCTTGGCCGCGGCCGGTCTGGCCGCCCTGGGAGCGGAGCGGGTCCGCCTGGAGGCTTTTTGCCGCCGCATCCCGCTGCGGATCGCCGTGACCGGGACGCGCGGCAAGTCCACCGTGACCCGGCTCGTCGCCGCGGCCCTGCGGGCGGACGGGCGCATCGTCCTGGCCAAGACCACCGGATCCCGGCCGGCCCTGATCGGTCCGGGGGGAGAGGAGACGGAGATCCGGCGCCCCGGCCCGCCGTCCATTTTGGAGCAAAGATCGGTCGTCCGGGCGGCCGTCCGGATGCGGGCCGACGCCCTAGTGGCCGAGATGATGAGCATCGGGCCCGAGACGCTGCGGGCCGAGGCCGGCAAGATCCTGCGACCCCATATTCTGGTCGTCACGAACGCCCGGCTCGATCACCGCGAGGAGATGGGGCGGACCCGCGAAGAGATCGCCGCGACGCTGGCTCGGGCTTTTATCCCGGGCGTCGTGGCCTTCCTGCCGGAGGAGGAGATGCTCCCTATTTACGCTGAGGCCGCGCGCCGGGTCGGATGCCGCCTGACGCCCATCTCCGGCGATCCGGCCGAAAGGCGTCCCGTGGTCACCGGCGGGGCGGCCGTGGAATTTCCGGTCAATATCCGTCTGGCGGAGGCGGTCGCCCGGTATTGCGGCGTCGACGACGGCCGGTTGAAAGCCGGCTTGGCCGCCGCCGCGCCTGACTTCGGCAGCCTTAAGGCCTGGCGACTCCGGATTCCCGAATTTTCGCCCCCGGCCTGCGCCGTCAGCCTTTTTGCCGCCAACGAACCCGAGTCGACGGCCTTGTCCCTAGAGCGTCTGGCCCTGGCTTTCCCCGGGCTGCCCGAACGGCGAGTGGCCGTCCTGGCCTTTCGGGCCGACCGCGAAGACCGGACCCGGCAATGGCTGGAGGCCGCGGGCCGTGGCTTTTTCAAGGCTTTCGCCGGAATCATGGTCCTGGGCGACCACGCCCTCCCCATTGCCCGGCGGCTCCGCCGGCTCGCACCGGCGGGGACGGCTGTTTCGGCCTCGTCGGCATCCGATCCGGCTCGCATCATGGCCGCGGCTGTGGGCTTGGCCGGTGGGGATGCCTGCCTCATCGGCATGGGCAACATTGTCGGCATCGGAACGGCCTTGATCGATTTCTGGGCCGCGAACGGGGAGCCGGTCTGA
- a CDS encoding sigma-70 family RNA polymerase sigma factor, which produces MDQGRYTLTAALIAEISRCTRIVLARKFPGFSEAAREDIEQEVLLKLCRMAQNGKKIDHLSSYLWKAVTTTALDWMEPERGTISLEGYLEKARPDRLPEDLLVVSGQEEIEFRRHLESLLERLPQKRRLVLKLHLSGLGLEETAEYLHWTQPKVRHLFYRALDQLRKMIRESREDEDEPGETLLSVERGVREVLPD; this is translated from the coding sequence ATGGACCAGGGACGATATACTCTTACCGCGGCTCTGATCGCGGAGATCTCGCGCTGCACGCGGATCGTGCTGGCCAGAAAGTTCCCCGGCTTCTCCGAGGCCGCGCGGGAAGACATCGAGCAGGAAGTCCTGCTCAAGCTTTGCCGGATGGCTCAAAACGGGAAAAAGATCGACCATCTGTCGTCTTATCTTTGGAAGGCCGTGACGACCACGGCTTTGGACTGGATGGAGCCCGAACGGGGGACGATCTCACTGGAAGGGTATCTGGAGAAAGCCCGCCCGGACAGGCTCCCCGAAGACTTGCTCGTCGTTTCCGGCCAGGAGGAAATCGAATTCCGCCGCCACTTGGAGAGCTTGCTCGAAAGGCTGCCCCAAAAACGCCGGCTCGTCCTCAAGCTCCACTTGTCCGGCCTGGGGCTGGAGGAAACGGCGGAATACCTGCATTGGACGCAGCCCAAGGTCCGGCACCTGTTTTACCGGGCCTTGGACCAGTTGAGGAAAATGATCCGCGAATCGCGAGAGGATGAAGATGAACCCGGAGAAACCCTCCTGTCCGTCGAACGAGGCGTTCGAGAAGTCCTTCCGGACTGA
- a CDS encoding CHAT domain-containing protein, producing MAKPEGRRPKHSRPALSRAGLLGLFAILAACIPGSLAAAPVPQARTIRVPQDHLLISLAVAAARPGDVVEVDDGYYFEQDLVLDKPITIRSKNLFGAVVCGSKAPRTAVFIVRAAVDISGFILKDSVFGLLQRDSPDVEWTGSDLAFFDITFAVDVDDRWTRVGSARLSRLIIGNCERGLSTNEAGSLSAERCLIARTKVAFSGSNHLFFKVDRAVLWDCMMVKEESLPAIPAPGTNRIDLGPDIWSGSAADARAKRREFPRRLNRLFAADRGPRPESADRVKRRDSLLLAMMGQSSLDSGDLAGAESHFRQALALTEAGGGLEARWMAELGSAQTAEKRGDAAVAIERYGRTIDFIESVGSRLPLADHRTRFRKDKIGVYETAIGLLLDRHALAPGEGYDRRAFLMAERSKAQGVLGDLRRAETDLAGMSRDDGRREMKRVSSAISRIQTELQDPGATPDARSALLRRLDKADAERQTFLLRVRQRDPSGARGAPLPAPSIEEIRRELLDESTALLEYVLGGKRSYAFLMTREGLWTAEIPNEGALRPRISNYLRFLTLREPREFAGWSGGRLLRESLWSPFEGRLSPRIKKILIIPDGLLHYLPFETLLGGPEGRRFLVEDFAIGYGPSASVLIDLRRRPAPAGYPMEFLGLANDLPYRLFGLSAGGELRFPSLPYAMREVRSIGRLFPAAKRTILTGRDAGEGRLKSLPLADYRIVHLAAHGFFDDAVWWRSALLLQRDKDGEEDGFLQPGDLLSLRFRPELLVLSGCRTGGGSLLKGEGVMGLSGAFLRSGARSVLISLWSVNDKATARFMASFYRLWKRGTSKPEALRQAKIEALRSGEPPFAWAPFVLIGD from the coding sequence TTGGCCAAGCCCGAGGGACGGCGTCCGAAGCATTCCCGCCCAGCTTTGAGCCGGGCGGGTCTCCTTGGCCTTTTCGCCATCCTGGCTGCCTGTATCCCGGGTTCCCTGGCCGCCGCTCCCGTCCCTCAAGCCCGGACTATTCGCGTTCCCCAGGACCATCTGCTGATCTCGCTGGCCGTCGCGGCCGCCCGGCCGGGGGATGTCGTCGAGGTCGACGACGGGTATTATTTCGAACAAGACCTCGTTCTTGACAAGCCGATCACGATCCGGTCCAAAAATCTCTTCGGAGCCGTGGTCTGCGGCTCGAAAGCGCCGCGGACGGCCGTTTTCATCGTCCGGGCCGCCGTGGACATCTCGGGCTTCATCCTGAAAGATTCGGTCTTCGGCCTCCTCCAGAGGGACAGTCCCGATGTCGAATGGACCGGATCGGATCTGGCTTTCTTCGACATTACGTTCGCTGTAGACGTTGACGATCGCTGGACCCGAGTCGGATCGGCCCGGTTGTCCCGGCTCATCATCGGCAATTGCGAAAGAGGTCTTTCCACCAATGAGGCCGGGAGCCTCTCGGCGGAACGGTGCTTAATCGCCAGGACGAAGGTTGCCTTTTCGGGGAGCAATCACTTGTTCTTCAAGGTTGACCGGGCCGTCCTCTGGGACTGCATGATGGTCAAGGAGGAGTCCCTCCCGGCCATCCCGGCTCCCGGCACCAACCGAATTGATCTGGGCCCGGACATCTGGTCCGGCTCGGCTGCCGATGCGCGGGCCAAGAGAAGGGAATTTCCGCGGCGCCTCAATCGGCTTTTCGCGGCGGACCGGGGCCCTCGGCCCGAATCGGCCGATCGGGTCAAGCGTCGGGACTCGCTGCTCCTGGCGATGATGGGACAATCTTCGTTGGACAGCGGGGATCTAGCGGGAGCCGAATCGCACTTTCGGCAAGCCCTGGCCTTGACCGAAGCCGGAGGCGGCCTGGAAGCGCGCTGGATGGCCGAACTGGGCTCGGCCCAGACGGCCGAAAAAAGGGGCGACGCGGCCGTGGCCATCGAGCGCTATGGCCGGACGATCGATTTCATCGAGAGCGTCGGGTCCCGGCTTCCTTTGGCGGATCACCGGACCCGGTTCCGAAAGGACAAGATCGGGGTCTATGAGACGGCGATCGGGCTCCTGCTCGACCGGCATGCCCTGGCTCCCGGCGAGGGATACGATCGCCGCGCGTTCCTCATGGCCGAACGATCCAAGGCCCAAGGCGTTCTTGGCGATCTGCGCCGAGCCGAGACCGATCTGGCGGGCATGTCCCGGGATGACGGCCGCCGCGAGATGAAGCGGGTGTCTTCCGCCATCAGCCGGATCCAGACCGAGCTCCAGGACCCCGGCGCGACCCCTGACGCCCGATCCGCCCTCTTGCGCCGGCTGGACAAAGCCGATGCCGAGCGACAGACCTTCTTACTCCGGGTCAGGCAACGGGATCCATCGGGCGCCCGCGGAGCCCCTCTCCCGGCGCCCTCGATTGAAGAAATCAGGCGCGAGCTCCTGGACGAATCTACCGCCCTCTTGGAATATGTGCTGGGCGGAAAGCGGTCCTATGCATTCCTCATGACCCGGGAGGGCCTGTGGACGGCCGAAATCCCGAACGAGGGAGCCCTGCGGCCGCGGATCTCGAACTATTTGAGGTTCCTGACGCTGCGGGAGCCCCGCGAATTCGCGGGCTGGTCCGGGGGCCGGCTGCTTCGGGAATCGCTTTGGAGCCCCTTCGAAGGCCGTTTATCGCCTCGCATCAAGAAGATTCTCATCATCCCCGACGGACTTCTCCACTATCTGCCCTTTGAGACTCTATTGGGCGGACCCGAAGGCCGGCGTTTTCTGGTCGAAGACTTTGCCATCGGCTATGGACCTTCGGCCTCGGTGCTTATCGATCTCCGGCGCCGGCCGGCGCCGGCCGGCTACCCGATGGAATTTCTCGGCTTAGCCAATGACTTGCCCTACCGGCTCTTCGGCTTGAGCGCCGGCGGGGAGCTGCGATTCCCAAGCCTGCCCTACGCGATGCGGGAGGTCCGGTCAATCGGCCGGCTGTTCCCGGCCGCGAAGCGGACGATTCTGACCGGCCGGGATGCCGGCGAGGGCCGATTGAAATCGCTCCCGCTGGCCGATTACCGAATCGTCCATCTGGCCGCCCACGGCTTTTTCGATGACGCCGTTTGGTGGCGCTCGGCCCTCCTTCTCCAAAGGGACAAAGACGGTGAAGAGGACGGCTTCCTCCAGCCCGGGGACCTGCTTTCCCTTCGTTTCCGTCCCGAGCTGCTGGTCCTCTCCGGCTGCCGGACCGGCGGCGGCAGTCTGTTGAAGGGTGAAGGGGTGATGGGCTTGTCCGGCGCCTTCCTCCGCAGCGGAGCCAGATCCGTCCTGATCAGCTTGTGGAGCGTCAACGACAAGGCCACCGCTCGGTTCATGGCTTCATTCTATCGGCTGTGGAAGCGGGGAACGAGCAAGCCGGAAGCCCTCCGCCAGGCCAAGATCGAGGCCCTTCGATCGGGCGAGCCGCCCTTCGCCTGGGCTCCGTTCGTCCTGATAGGGGATTGA
- a CDS encoding response regulator, producing MLGKKILVVDDEESIRKTFVLLLNGKYRVVAAKDAEEALDKQKNGYDLVIADLRLPGKDGVELITELRRRGYRGEVILISAHAELVDPSILGRLRIGHFFAKPLDLNAISRSIDYLLTKDESAARI from the coding sequence ATGCTGGGAAAGAAAATCCTCGTGGTGGACGACGAAGAATCCATCCGCAAGACTTTTGTCCTCCTGCTCAACGGCAAATACCGCGTGGTCGCGGCCAAGGACGCCGAGGAGGCCCTCGACAAGCAGAAGAACGGGTATGACCTGGTCATTGCCGACCTGCGCCTGCCCGGCAAGGACGGTGTCGAGCTGATCACCGAGCTGAGGCGCCGGGGGTATCGAGGCGAGGTCATCCTCATTTCCGCCCATGCCGAGCTCGTCGATCCCTCGATCCTGGGCCGGCTGCGGATCGGGCACTTTTTTGCCAAGCCGCTCGACCTCAACGCCATCAGCCGGTCGATCGACTATCTGCTGACCAAGGACGAAAGCGCCGCCCGCATTTGA
- a CDS encoding sigma-54 dependent transcriptional regulator has translation MKSILIIDDDALIRKTLAAHLGKQGFEVRTAEDGESGLAQAAEAEPDLVLCDIRLPDIDGLEVLRRLKESGCGAAVVIMTAYDDMKTTVEAVKRGAFEYLVKPLDYVALDLTVDKAFQVRALEEKVSYLVQERSKEYQIDNIIGRSAPMREVFKLIGSVAVTRTNVLIQGESGTGKELVAKAIHYNSPLRDEPFIVINCSAIQDTLLESELFGHVKGAFTDAHCETKGKFEIAGRGTLFLDEIGDVSPNLQSKLLRVIETRDFMKVGGEKVLKTEARIIAATNQSLRGLIESGKFREDLYYRLKVVEIQLPALRDRMEDVPELVAYLLEKINRELRKNVRKVPAEVIKLLSDMPWKGNVRELENALTRAVILAKGDVVLKENLPLEFEDKRLFAKALTSLEEVEKEYIRYVLTAVKGSKTRASQILQISRPTLDKKIKDYSLEIA, from the coding sequence ATGAAATCGATCCTGATCATCGACGACGACGCCCTGATCCGCAAGACCCTGGCGGCCCACCTGGGCAAGCAGGGCTTCGAAGTCCGGACGGCCGAGGACGGGGAGTCCGGCCTGGCCCAGGCGGCGGAGGCCGAGCCCGATCTGGTTCTCTGCGACATCCGCCTGCCGGACATCGACGGGCTGGAAGTCCTGCGGCGGCTCAAGGAGTCCGGTTGCGGGGCGGCGGTCGTGATCATGACCGCCTACGACGACATGAAGACCACGGTCGAGGCCGTCAAGCGGGGCGCCTTCGAATACCTGGTCAAGCCGCTCGATTACGTGGCTCTCGATCTGACCGTGGACAAGGCTTTCCAGGTCAGGGCCTTGGAGGAGAAGGTCAGCTACCTGGTCCAGGAGCGGAGCAAGGAATACCAGATCGACAACATCATCGGCCGCTCGGCCCCGATGCGCGAGGTCTTCAAGCTGATCGGCTCGGTCGCCGTAACCCGGACCAACGTCCTGATCCAAGGCGAGAGCGGGACGGGCAAGGAGCTGGTGGCCAAGGCCATCCACTACAACAGCCCGCTGCGCGACGAACCGTTCATCGTCATCAACTGCTCCGCCATCCAGGACACCCTGCTCGAATCCGAGCTCTTCGGCCACGTCAAGGGCGCCTTCACCGACGCCCACTGCGAGACCAAGGGCAAGTTTGAGATCGCCGGCCGGGGGACGCTGTTCTTGGACGAGATCGGCGACGTCTCGCCCAACCTCCAGTCCAAGCTGCTGCGGGTCATCGAGACGCGCGATTTCATGAAGGTGGGCGGGGAAAAGGTCCTCAAGACCGAGGCCCGCATCATCGCCGCCACCAACCAGAGCCTGCGCGGCCTGATCGAGTCGGGCAAGTTCAGGGAGGACCTTTACTACCGGCTCAAGGTCGTCGAGATCCAGCTGCCGGCCCTGCGGGACCGCATGGAAGACGTCCCCGAACTGGTTGCGTACCTGTTGGAGAAGATCAACCGGGAGCTGCGAAAAAACGTCCGCAAAGTCCCGGCCGAGGTGATCAAGCTGCTGTCCGATATGCCCTGGAAAGGCAACGTCCGGGAGCTTGAGAACGCCTTGACCCGGGCGGTCATCCTGGCCAAGGGCGACGTCGTCCTCAAGGAGAACCTGCCGCTGGAGTTCGAGGACAAGCGACTGTTCGCCAAGGCCCTGACCTCGCTCGAAGAGGTCGAGAAGGAATACATCCGGTACGTCCTGACCGCGGTCAAGGGCAGCAAGACGCGGGCCAGCCAGATCCTGCAGATCAGCCGGCCGACGCTGGACAAGAAGATCAAGGACTACAGCCTGGAAATCGCCTAA